The genomic stretch GATCTTGTCAGGGTCTTCATCCCGCACTTTTGCTGCTTCAATTTGAGCTTCAACGGCCTCATCCATAAACGCACCAAGTTGAATCTCTTGTTTCAGTTTTTTGGTGAGGGTACGAAGCGAATGCTGCTCGATCTCTAACGTCGTGTTGTCGTTTTTGAGAATTGTTTTGCCTTTGTCCAGGGACAAGACGATGTCGGAAATTACATCGTCTGCTTTTTGGTACTTCAGGAAGTAAGCACGAAGGGGATTGAAGAGTTTCCCGAGAAACCCCGTCTTAGTAAAATCGATGACACTCGGGTCCAAATCCTTCAGTTGTGTATGCAGATCTGTCAATCCTTTGGCCACTTGCCCGCCTTCATCACCTTTCTGAGAAAGCACACCAACCGATACCTGGAGCAGAGAGTTTTTCTCAGAAGACGTTCTCATTGTCTGCATCCCAAAGCTTTCAATCGAGGACAGAATCTCTTTACGTTTATCAAGTGAATCTACATCTAATTCCATGATTGAGACAACGTTGGAGGTGGCGAGCTCCTTGAGCTTGATCAGCTCTTCCGGAACTGGTTTGATCTGCTCCTCAATCACAACCTTGATTTCTTCTTGACTCGGAACTTCCATCGAGAAAGACATGCGAAGCTCCCTCCTTTATTTAGAATAAAAGTCTACATTTGAACATTGAAGAGATTTCCAAGTTTGTATACCACATCATCTGTGTCTGCGTTGATGCTTGCCGCTTCATTGATGCTGGAAATGTTTTGGAGTGCCTGAATGTTTGCATTGTACCCGACCGTGTAGACGGGAACCTTAAACGCTTCGATCAATCCTTTGACATCTTTGAGTGAATGGCCTTTGTTGGTTTCACCATCGCTCAGAACGAAAATCAAAGGCTTTTGATCAGGGCGCTCTTCCAACTCATCTTGCAACATTTTTAAGGCTACGACAATTCCGTCAAATGTTGCGGTTCCTCCGCTGGCCTGCAGGGAGTTTACAGCCCCGACAAACATCGATTGCTGGTTGGTATCGTATTTTCCGAGCGGCAGGTTGATCGTGACATCGTCCGAATAGGAAACGAGACCAATGCTGTTCCCTTTTCCGAGGTACTTTTGAGCGGTGAGAAGAGACTCTTTCAAGCGATTGAGCGGAGTGCCATTCATACTTCCCGAAGTGTCTGCTACAAAAATCGCCGCAATTGATTTATTTCCGTCTTTCTTCGCTTTCCAAACTTTCTGTGCAGAAGTTAACAGGTTGCCGTCAATTGTGCCGAGTTCGGACTGGTAGTCGTCAAGACCATTAAATCCTTTTTCTTGAGCTAAGTTTTGGTATTTCTCTTGTGTTGCAAAATCAGAGAACTTTTTTAGAATTTCGAGCTTATTTTGAGGGAGATCACCGAGCGCATACAAAGGACTGTCGTGTCGAACCCCAAATGGAGTGAAAACATATTCACTCTTCAAGTCCGGGATGTTGGCAAAGGTTTGATACTCAAGAACGAATCCATCAAGCGCCCCCGATTTAGCTGCCTCACGCATTTGAATGGTGGTGGATGCTGTGAACGGGACATTTGCTTGGAACTTCTCAAAGCCTTGGACCGCTTTTTCTCCCAAGATGTTGGAGCTATCGAAGGTGTTCAGCGCAGTGACAAGGAAGTTCAAACCTGTAGAGCTTGCGAACGGATCGGTATAACCCATTGCCATTTCGTTATTGGAAATCGCATCAGTTATCGTTTTGACATTCACCGCACCGTACTTCGAAATCAACTGGTCGTACTTGGCCTTTGACATCACAATCCCTGGCACGTTTCCGGTAAGTCGTTTCGTCACAAGCTGAGTCTTCATCCCATGCGACTTTACCATCTCGCCCCATAGTTCATTGGAGGGGGTGTAGGCGTCAGGTTTGTACTTTCCAGAAATGATGTAATCGGCTGCAGTACCCGAAGCGATATTTCTGATTTTCAGCGAAACAGGTCGTCCATCTACCAGGATTCCTGCTTTGTTAAATTCTGTTGCTACTTCATTGAGCCAACCGTCAACACCAGTACCCGATTTTTCTGTTGACGAGAAGATCTCGACAAAATTGTCGGTCGAATTCTCTA from Tumebacillus algifaecis encodes the following:
- a CDS encoding toxic anion resistance protein — encoded protein: MSFSMEVPSQEEIKVVIEEQIKPVPEELIKLKELATSNVVSIMELDVDSLDKRKEILSSIESFGMQTMRTSSEKNSLLQVSVGVLSQKGDEGGQVAKGLTDLHTQLKDLDPSVIDFTKTGFLGKLFNPLRAYFLKYQKADDVISDIVLSLDKGKTILKNDNTTLEIEQHSLRTLTKKLKQEIQLGAFMDEAVEAQIEAAKVRDEDPDKIRFITEEVLFPLRQRVMDMQQMMVINQQGVMAFEVVIRNNRELIRGVERAKTVTISALKIAVTVASALYNQKVVLKKIELLNQTTNDLIASTSRLLKDQGVAIQKQAIETGVSAETLKQAFSDVLSALDSISTYKQEALPKMRETINQFRELADTGEQTILRLEKGSKLAI
- a CDS encoding vWA domain-containing protein, with translation MAKKSKSFLYMGGILVIVFLLVYIGVILTKNFGKSNEQITSEKASQNLVDLYYDINVNEVSAPKGQIDLDPVNIGESLPDISKFPVSVENSTDNFVEIFSSTEKSGTGVDGWLNEVATEFNKAGILVDGRPVSLKIRNIASGTAADYIISGKYKPDAYTPSNELWGEMVKSHGMKTQLVTKRLTGNVPGIVMSKAKYDQLISKYGAVNVKTITDAISNNEMAMGYTDPFASSTGLNFLVTALNTFDSSNILGEKAVQGFEKFQANVPFTASTTIQMREAAKSGALDGFVLEYQTFANIPDLKSEYVFTPFGVRHDSPLYALGDLPQNKLEILKKFSDFATQEKYQNLAQEKGFNGLDDYQSELGTIDGNLLTSAQKVWKAKKDGNKSIAAIFVADTSGSMNGTPLNRLKESLLTAQKYLGKGNSIGLVSYSDDVTINLPLGKYDTNQQSMFVGAVNSLQASGGTATFDGIVVALKMLQDELEERPDQKPLIFVLSDGETNKGHSLKDVKGLIEAFKVPVYTVGYNANIQALQNISSINEAASINADTDDVVYKLGNLFNVQM